In the genome of Cercospora beticola chromosome 2, complete sequence, one region contains:
- a CDS encoding uncharacterized protein (CAZy:GH72) — translation MKAVLSAGALAFASLASAKVLPRQSQGNLPPIVSEGNAFWTESGERFYIRGVAYQPGGAADAQDPLLNLEQFREDVEAFKDLGINTIRIYTVDNTGDHDEAMKLLDDAGIYLALDVNTPKASLNRENIDSLHASYNDVYLQSVFATIDTFSKYNNLLAFFSANEVINARNNTNSAPYIKAVTRDMRNYIRANSPRPIPVGYSSADVAENIESQALYFACGEDEIARSDFFAFNDYSWCDPSDFRKSGWDAKVKTYSNYSLPLFLSEFGCITNRRDWNEIAALYSDDMTAVYSGGLAYEYTLEANGYGLVEMGEDGKATPNGDFDRLKEAYEKTPAPSGDGGARRGDRTVPECPAESEEWQVSTTLLPEMPKGAEKYLKDGAGTPPGLEAETQWAGTPSETDPDLSNGVSTTQAEGTNYSGGNSPSSSGGDDSSAAASTANPIVFMTVVVAAVAIAIGM, via the exons ATGAAGGCCGTCCTCAGCGCCGGCGCGCTGGCCTTCGCCTCCCTCGCTTCCGCAAAGGTTCTCCCACGCCAGAGCCAGGGAAACCTCCCACCGATCGTCTCTGAAGGCAATGCATTCTGGACAGAGAGCGGAGAGCGCTTCTACATTCGCGGTGTCGCCTACCAACCCGGTGGTGCGGCTGACGCTCAAGATCCTCTGTTGAATCTGGAGCAATTCCGCGAGGATGTCGAGGCCTTCAAAGATTTGGGAATCAACACCATTCGTATTTACACAGTCGACAACACCGGCGACCACGACGAGGCCATGAAGCTGTTGGACGATGCTGGCATCTACCTTGCGCTCGATGTCAACACTCCAAAGGCTTCGCTCAACAGAGAGAACATCGACTCGCTGCACGCCTCGTACAACGATGTCTACCTTCAATCTGTCTTCGCTACCATTGACACTTTCTCCAAGTACA ACAACCTCCTCGCTTTCTTCTCCGCAAACGAGGTCATCAACGCCCGCAACAACACCAACTCTGCCCCATACATCAAGGCTGTTACCCGTGACATGCGCAACTACATCCGCGCAAACTCTCCTCGCCCAATCCCAGTCGGCTACTCCTCCGCTGATGTTGCCGAGAACATTGAGTCTCAAGCTCTCTACTTCGCTTGCGGTGAGGACGAGATCGCCCGCTctgacttcttcgccttcaacGACTACTCTTGGTGCGACCCATCTGACTTCCGCAAGTCTGGCTGGGACGCCAAGGTCAAGACCTACAGCAACTACTCTCTgcctctcttcctctctgAATTTGGTTGCATCACCAACCGCCGTGACTGGAACGAGATCGCCGCCCTCTACAGCGACGACATGACTGCTGTCTACTCTGGTGGTCTTGCTTACGAGTACACCCTCGAGGCTAACGGATACGGTCTCGTCGAGATGGGTGAGGACGGAAAGGCCACTCCAAACGGTGACTTCGACCGCCTGAAGGAGGCCTACGAGAAGACCCCAGCTCCATCTGGCGATGGTGGTGCTCGCCGTGGCGACCGCACTGTCCCAGAGTGCCCAGCCGAGTCTGAGGAGTGGCAAGTCTCGACCACTCTCCTTCCAGAGATGCCAAAGGGTGCTGAGAAGTACCTGAAGGATGGCGCTGGTACTCCACCTGGACTTGAGGCCGAGACCCAGTGGGCCGGTACTCCTTCTGAGACTGACCCTGACCTTTCCAACGGCGTCTCCACCACCCAGGCTGAGGGTACCAACTACTCTGGCGGCAACAGCCCCAGCAGCTCTGGTGGCGATGACTCAAGCGCCGCGGCTTCCACCGCCAACCCAATCGTCTTCATGACCGTTGTCGTTGCCGCTGTCGCTATCGCCATTGGCATGTAA